The following are encoded together in the Campylobacter devanensis genome:
- the fliI gene encoding flagellar protein export ATPase FliI, translated as MSLNNIKNRLAKKVNLSSVFGIITRINANNIEISGLRPSIGDIVKITSIDSDKTELGMVTELHQNGACVSPFGFVEGFKIGDRVYASDQGMSIPVGEALLGRVVDPFMNPKDDKGPINCMELISIMRPPIPAMKRGLIDECFSVGVKSIDGLLTCGKGQKLGIFAGSGVGKSTLMGMIVKNTTAPIKVIALIGERGREVPEFIQKNLGGDLTNTVIVVATSDDSSLMRKYGAFCAMSVAEYFKDRGQDVLFMMDSVTRFAMAQREIGLALGEPPTSKGYPPSALTLLPQLMERAGKEDGKGSITAFFTVLVEGDDMSDPIADQSRSILDGHIVLSRELTDFGIYPPINILNSASRVMNDVITKEHRQNASKFKRLFSMLKENEVLIRIGAYQKGVDKELDYAISKKSAMEEFIKQNPDEGVEFNQTIDMLAKIVGV; from the coding sequence TTGAGCCTAAACAATATCAAAAATCGCCTCGCTAAAAAAGTAAATCTCTCTAGTGTATTTGGCATAATAACTCGCATTAATGCCAATAATATCGAGATATCTGGTCTGCGTCCAAGCATTGGCGATATAGTAAAAATAACTAGTATCGACAGCGATAAAACTGAACTAGGAATGGTAACAGAACTCCATCAAAATGGTGCTTGCGTTAGCCCATTTGGCTTTGTTGAAGGATTTAAGATTGGCGATAGAGTCTATGCAAGCGATCAAGGGATGAGCATTCCAGTAGGAGAGGCTTTACTAGGGCGTGTAGTTGATCCATTTATGAATCCAAAAGACGATAAAGGACCAATTAACTGTATGGAACTAATCTCTATAATGCGTCCGCCAATCCCAGCTATGAAACGTGGGTTAATCGATGAATGTTTTAGTGTTGGAGTTAAGAGCATTGATGGATTGCTAACTTGTGGAAAGGGTCAAAAACTTGGAATATTTGCTGGTTCAGGAGTTGGGAAATCCACTCTAATGGGAATGATAGTAAAAAATACTACAGCTCCAATCAAAGTCATTGCGCTCATTGGTGAGCGTGGGCGTGAGGTGCCTGAATTTATCCAAAAAAATCTAGGCGGAGACCTGACTAACACAGTAATAGTAGTAGCCACCAGCGATGATAGTTCACTAATGCGAAAATATGGCGCATTTTGCGCAATGAGTGTTGCAGAGTATTTTAAAGATAGAGGGCAAGATGTGCTATTTATGATGGATAGCGTAACACGCTTTGCTATGGCCCAGCGTGAAATCGGCCTAGCTTTAGGCGAGCCGCCAACATCTAAAGGATATCCACCAAGCGCTCTTACGCTCCTTCCGCAGCTAATGGAAAGAGCTGGTAAGGAGGATGGTAAAGGTTCAATTACAGCATTTTTTACAGTTTTAGTCGAGGGCGATGATATGAGCGATCCAATAGCTGATCAAAGCCGTTCTATACTAGATGGCCACATCGTACTAAGTAGAGAGCTAACAGACTTTGGGATATATCCTCCAATTAATATTTTAAACTCAGCTAGTCGTGTTATGAACGACGTAATTACTAAAGAGCATAGGCAAAATGCGAGTAAATTTAAACGACTCTTTTCGATGTTAAAAGAAAATGAGGTTTTAATCCGCATTGGGGCTTATCAAAAGGGCGTTGATAAAGAGCTTGACTATGCTATTAGCAAAAAGAGCGCTATGGAAGAATTTATAAAGCAAAATCCCGATGAGGGGGTGGAATTTAATCAAACAATAGATATGTTAGCTAAGATAGTTGGGGTTTAA
- the tig gene encoding trigger factor, whose protein sequence is MQVNAKLTNSVNVTATTTLTADEIKQKVEKLAQKAAKNVKIDGFRPGKVPVAEVIKRYGKDLENDARGELYREFISESVKSVERSNSDIISEPRVLKFDEKDGNIDIEVEISFRPTVDVSGYEALIPSFDEPKAEKSEIDAKINEFLNMMAPLEKVEKDSLEKGDFAKFDFEGFVDGVAFDGGKAEGYVLEIGSGQFIPGFEDGMIGLKVGEEKDINVTFPAEYGAAHLAGKAAVFKVKLHEIQGKKIGQLDAEALKKVLPNEENPTKEILEERISSQIKAEKMAKLVAEELKPKFAQAAVEKFSFDLPNNIVEQEIDMQFRNNWMSFSDEERKKFQEDPKALEEQRAKYKDDALKSVKLTFIIDELAKVRNIAVADNEILQTIYFEAYRYGVDPKEHLENYKKQGMIPAIKMALVEEKLFTDLFGKKDESK, encoded by the coding sequence ATGCAAGTTAATGCTAAACTTACAAATTCAGTAAATGTTACTGCGACAACAACTCTAACAGCAGATGAGATAAAACAAAAAGTAGAAAAATTAGCACAAAAAGCAGCTAAAAATGTAAAAATTGATGGATTTCGCCCTGGTAAAGTGCCAGTAGCTGAAGTTATCAAAAGATATGGTAAAGACTTAGAAAATGATGCTCGTGGCGAACTTTATAGAGAATTTATAAGCGAATCTGTAAAATCAGTAGAGAGATCAAACTCAGATATAATTTCTGAACCAAGAGTTCTTAAATTTGATGAAAAAGATGGTAATATAGATATTGAAGTTGAAATTTCATTCCGTCCAACTGTAGATGTATCAGGATATGAAGCACTTATCCCAAGCTTTGATGAGCCAAAAGCAGAAAAAAGTGAGATAGACGCTAAAATCAATGAATTTTTAAATATGATGGCTCCACTTGAAAAAGTAGAAAAAGATAGTTTAGAAAAAGGCGACTTTGCTAAATTTGATTTTGAAGGCTTTGTAGATGGCGTTGCATTTGATGGCGGCAAGGCTGAGGGATATGTGCTTGAGATTGGTAGCGGTCAGTTTATTCCAGGGTTTGAAGATGGTATGATAGGTCTTAAAGTTGGTGAAGAAAAAGATATAAATGTAACATTCCCAGCTGAGTATGGCGCAGCACATTTAGCAGGCAAAGCCGCAGTATTTAAGGTAAAACTACATGAAATCCAAGGTAAAAAAATTGGCCAATTAGATGCTGAGGCTCTAAAAAAAGTCCTTCCAAATGAAGAAAATCCAACTAAAGAGATACTAGAAGAGCGTATTAGCAGTCAAATCAAAGCTGAAAAAATGGCTAAATTAGTTGCTGAGGAGCTAAAACCTAAATTCGCCCAAGCTGCTGTAGAAAAATTTAGCTTTGATCTACCAAATAACATAGTAGAACAAGAGATTGATATGCAGTTTAGAAATAACTGGATGAGTTTTAGCGATGAAGAACGCAAAAAATTCCAAGAAGACCCAAAAGCATTAGAAGAACAAAGAGCAAAATATAAAGATGATGCGCTAAAAAGTGTTAAACTTACATTTATTATTGATGAGCTAGCTAAAGTTCGCAATATTGCTGTAGCCGATAATGAAATTTTACAAACAATCTATTTTGAGGCTTATAGATATGGAGTAGATCCAAAAGAGCATCTAGAAAACTACAAAAAACAAGGTATGATTCCAGCAATTAAGATGGCATTGGTAGAGGAAAAATTATTTACAGATCTATTTGGCAAAAAAGATGAGAGCAAATAA
- a CDS encoding molybdenum cofactor guanylyltransferase encodes MQNALILAGGKSSRMGTDKTLLEFCGAPSITHFLFERLSKHFDNVKVASKQEKFNPKLPLVIDEFSEFAPIYVIANLDKYYNDPVFIIAADTPFVEIDTIKELSKQKSQIAIASDGEFIHYLCGFYSPSVAKLARQMIKKWRFTPSKFSKNLRVREY; translated from the coding sequence ATGCAAAATGCGTTGATACTAGCTGGTGGAAAAAGCTCTAGAATGGGTACTGATAAGACTTTGCTAGAGTTTTGCGGGGCGCCTAGTATCACGCATTTTTTATTTGAGCGTTTAAGCAAGCATTTTGATAATGTAAAGGTTGCAAGCAAACAGGAAAAATTTAATCCAAAATTACCACTTGTAATAGATGAATTTAGCGAATTTGCTCCAATTTATGTCATTGCAAATTTAGATAAATATTATAATGATCCAGTATTTATAATAGCAGCAGATACTCCATTTGTTGAGATTGATACTATTAAAGAACTATCAAAACAAAAGTCTCAAATAGCCATAGCAAGCGATGGTGAATTTATACATTATTTATGCGGATTTTACTCTCCAAGTGTGGCTAAGTTAGCAAGACAAATGATAAAAAAATGGCGATTTACGCCTAGCAAATTTAGCAAAAATTTGCGAGTGCGAGAGTATTAA
- a CDS encoding MoaD/ThiS family protein — protein MIKVEFLGPIGLDAMELEVANLKELKEILAQNEQASKWLELCAVAINDEIASDINTKLNDGDRICILPPVCGG, from the coding sequence ATGATAAAAGTGGAGTTTTTAGGACCAATTGGACTTGATGCAATGGAGCTTGAAGTTGCAAACTTAAAAGAGCTTAAGGAAATTTTAGCCCAAAATGAACAAGCATCAAAATGGCTAGAATTATGCGCTGTAGCAATCAATGATGAAATTGCAAGTGATATAAATACTAAGCTAAATGATGGTGATAGAATCTGTATTTTACCACCAGTTTGTGGAGGTTAA
- the leuC gene encoding 3-isopropylmalate dehydratase large subunit encodes MKQTITEKIFSEHVGKKVSAGQIVESNIDMVIGNDITTPISIKAFKESGAKKLANPNGFAIVMDHYIPAKDIMSANQAKISRDFAYEHDLPNFFDEKDMGIEHALMPEKGLVVPGDVIIGADSHTCTHGAIGAFSTGMGSTDLAYAMITGKNWFKVPPTIKVEFVGKPGDHIYGKDLILEVIRMIGVDGALYKALEFTGDAMAYLDMDSRFSLCNMAIEAGGKSGIIAVDDITKEFLSKVNLRSEPKLHYSDEGANYDQIITIDVSKLEPVIAYPYLPSNGKSVSQAVKDDIKIDQAFIGSCTNGRLSDLRIAAQILKGKRVAKHTRLIITPATQKIALQAQKEGLMDIFVEAGAVVSNPTCGACLGGYMGILGAGERCISTTNRNFVGRMGDRTSEVYLANSAVAAASAIAGKIVDPRDI; translated from the coding sequence ATGAAGCAAACAATAACTGAGAAAATTTTTAGCGAGCATGTAGGCAAAAAAGTAAGCGCTGGTCAAATCGTAGAGAGCAACATTGATATGGTAATTGGAAATGATATTACTACACCAATTTCTATCAAAGCTTTTAAAGAAAGTGGAGCTAAAAAACTAGCCAATCCAAATGGTTTTGCTATTGTGATGGATCACTATATCCCAGCAAAAGATATCATGAGTGCCAATCAAGCTAAAATAAGCAGAGATTTTGCTTATGAGCATGATTTACCAAATTTCTTTGATGAAAAAGATATGGGTATTGAGCATGCGCTAATGCCTGAAAAAGGTCTAGTAGTTCCAGGTGATGTTATCATTGGAGCTGACTCTCATACCTGTACGCATGGCGCTATTGGTGCATTTAGTACTGGTATGGGAAGTACTGATTTAGCATATGCAATGATAACAGGTAAAAACTGGTTTAAAGTGCCACCAACGATAAAAGTTGAGTTTGTAGGCAAACCAGGCGATCATATCTATGGAAAGGATTTAATCTTAGAAGTTATTAGAATGATTGGCGTTGATGGTGCGCTTTATAAGGCGCTTGAATTTACTGGTGATGCTATGGCGTATCTAGATATGGATAGTAGATTTAGCCTTTGCAATATGGCTATTGAAGCAGGCGGCAAAAGCGGCATAATCGCAGTTGACGATATCACAAAAGAATTTTTGAGCAAAGTAAATTTAAGAAGCGAGCCAAAACTTCATTATAGCGATGAAGGTGCAAACTATGACCAAATAATTACAATCGATGTTAGCAAACTTGAACCAGTAATTGCATATCCATATCTTCCAAGCAATGGTAAAAGCGTAAGTCAAGCTGTAAAAGATGATATTAAGATTGATCAAGCATTTATTGGAAGTTGTACCAATGGTAGATTAAGCGATTTAAGAATAGCAGCTCAAATTTTAAAAGGCAAAAGAGTAGCTAAACATACAAGGCTTATCATAACTCCAGCTACTCAAAAAATAGCCTTACAAGCTCAAAAAGAGGGCTTAATGGATATCTTTGTAGAAGCTGGTGCAGTAGTAAGTAATCCAACTTGTGGTGCATGTCTTGGTGGATATATGGGAATTTTAGGCGCTGGGGAGAGATGTATCAGCACAACTAACCGTAACTTCGTAGGCAGAATGGGCGATCGTACAAGTGAAGTTTATCTAGCAAATTCAGCTGTCGCTGCAGCAAGTGCAATTGCTGGTAAAATCGTAGATCCAAGAGATATCTAA
- a CDS encoding NFACT RNA binding domain-containing protein: MKYKILTQISEFLSKFRKISSIKRIGDLMIAIRFDGDYELIFDLNKTSSAIYKSDQIQIKEYKAPFDILLKKRLNSAKILSIKTLPNNRILAIKASFLGSYKELVSTLYLEFTGRFTNAIICDENGVILEALHHFDNSTRSIKVGKVLTLLEGIEIKEKPSQIIENFDEYFQDEFAKISLKNLEQIKANKIANINKKIEILNSNLNTLQTSYELNNRANELNQKANLIIANLHNLNDYDRDLKLMDYSGNIIQITIDSSPKIAANEMFKFSKKLRQKAQNIEIQKENLLTKLEFLNSLKNAINTSCDANEIEILSPKKQGQKSEAKFNDLVENFYINGYKISLGKSQKGNEFLLKNAKKDDFWFHLKDRTSAHVIVKSNKLNLNEEITLFAAKLCVQFSTKSSGSYEVDYTKRQNVKIQNGAFVNYVNYKTIVIKI, from the coding sequence ATGAAATACAAAATTTTAACCCAAATCTCAGAATTTTTGTCTAAATTTCGTAAAATTTCATCTATCAAAAGAATTGGTGATTTGATGATTGCTATTAGATTTGATGGTGATTATGAGCTGATATTTGATCTAAATAAAACATCTTCAGCTATATATAAAAGCGATCAAATTCAAATTAAAGAGTATAAGGCTCCATTTGATATTTTGCTTAAAAAGCGTCTAAACTCGGCTAAAATTTTAAGTATAAAAACTTTACCTAATAATAGAATTTTAGCTATTAAAGCATCTTTTTTAGGTTCATATAAAGAGCTTGTTAGTACGCTATATTTGGAGTTTACTGGGCGATTTACTAATGCGATTATCTGCGATGAAAATGGAGTAATCTTAGAGGCTTTACATCATTTTGATAATTCTACAAGAAGTATAAAAGTTGGTAAGGTTTTAACCTTGCTTGAAGGGATAGAGATAAAAGAAAAACCAAGCCAAATTATAGAGAATTTTGATGAGTATTTTCAAGATGAATTTGCCAAAATTTCTTTAAAAAATTTAGAGCAGATCAAAGCAAACAAGATAGCAAATATCAATAAAAAAATTGAGATTTTAAACTCAAATTTAAATACACTCCAAACAAGCTATGAGCTTAATAATAGGGCAAATGAGCTAAACCAAAAAGCAAATTTAATAATTGCAAATTTGCATAATTTAAATGATTATGATAGAGATTTAAAGCTTATGGATTATAGTGGCAATATTATTCAAATTACTATTGATTCTTCGCCAAAAATTGCAGCAAATGAGATGTTTAAATTTAGTAAAAAATTAAGACAAAAAGCACAAAATATAGAGATTCAAAAAGAAAATTTGCTAACAAAATTAGAATTTCTAAACTCTCTTAAAAATGCTATAAACACAAGCTGTGATGCAAATGAAATTGAGATTTTATCTCCTAAAAAGCAAGGACAAAAAAGCGAAGCTAAATTTAACGATTTGGTAGAAAATTTCTATATCAATGGATATAAAATAAGCCTTGGTAAAAGTCAAAAAGGAAATGAGTTTTTGCTAAAAAATGCCAAAAAAGATGATTTTTGGTTTCATTTAAAAGATAGGACTAGCGCACATGTTATTGTTAAATCTAATAAGCTAAATTTAAACGAGGAAATTACGCTATTTGCGGCCAAGCTTTGTGTTCAATTTAGCACTAAATCTAGCGGTAGCTATGAGGTTGATTATACTAAAAGACAAAATGTAAAAATCCAAAATGGTGCCTTTGTAAATTATGTAAATTATAAAACTATAGTTATTAAAATTTAA
- a CDS encoding energy-coupling factor ABC transporter ATP-binding protein, translating into MSCSVTLKNIKAKIANRVLFENLNLNLSHKKKIAIIGQNGSGKSTLLEIIGGLNKPCDGSVEIFHEPMRELSEFEKYRNLIGFLFQNSDDQFIAPSVIEDVAFSLLARGVSKDEARKRAEFMLAELGISHLRDEIVFYLSGGEKKLVALAGVLITEPKILLLDEPTTALDYDMQIKVANILGSLDIAQIIVSHDKEFINKVVDKVYFLNQNGLSLEA; encoded by the coding sequence TTGAGCTGTTCTGTAACACTAAAAAATATAAAAGCTAAAATAGCAAATAGAGTTTTGTTTGAAAATTTGAATTTAAATCTCTCACACAAAAAAAAGATCGCCATCATAGGTCAAAATGGCTCTGGTAAATCAACCCTACTTGAGATAATCGGTGGTCTTAATAAGCCTTGTGATGGTAGTGTGGAGATATTTCACGAGCCTATGAGAGAGCTAAGTGAGTTTGAAAAATATAGAAATTTAATAGGCTTTTTGTTCCAAAATAGCGATGATCAATTTATCGCTCCAAGTGTTATTGAGGATGTAGCTTTTAGCCTTTTGGCAAGGGGTGTAAGCAAGGATGAAGCAAGAAAAAGAGCTGAGTTTATGCTAGCAGAACTTGGGATTTCACACTTAAGAGATGAGATAGTATTTTATCTCTCTGGTGGTGAAAAAAAGCTTGTGGCATTAGCTGGGGTTTTGATAACCGAGCCTAAAATTTTATTACTTGATGAGCCCACAACTGCGCTTGATTATGATATGCAAATCAAAGTAGCAAATATCCTTGGTAGCTTAGATATCGCTCAAATCATCGTCTCACACGATAAGGAATTTATAAATAAGGTAGTAGATAAGGTATATTTTTTAAATCAAAATGGACTAAGCCTAGAAGCTTAG
- the cbiM gene encoding cobalt transporter CbiM — translation MHISEGVLKPEIIIPAAVVAGIWVAYLVYKLNFKDIPKIACMSAIFFVASFIHIPLGPTSIHLILGGLVGAFLGVNAILAICVGLLLQALFFGYGGISVLGVNLLMIAAPTIFARYFVKLSFKERKYQKIYQYICWFLVGFIPLLCSSLILSGVLVLNGKEFLAISGLALAANFPLMIIEGIISLFAISFIYRVNKELLN, via the coding sequence ATGCATATTAGTGAAGGTGTTTTAAAGCCTGAAATTATCATCCCAGCGGCGGTTGTCGCTGGGATTTGGGTGGCCTATCTTGTCTATAAATTAAATTTCAAAGATATCCCTAAAATCGCTTGTATGAGTGCTATATTTTTTGTAGCTTCTTTTATACATATTCCCCTTGGGCCCACTTCGATACATTTGATATTAGGCGGCTTGGTGGGTGCGTTCTTGGGCGTAAATGCGATCTTAGCTATATGCGTGGGGCTTTTACTTCAAGCTCTATTTTTTGGCTATGGGGGGATTAGCGTTTTGGGGGTGAATTTGCTTATGATAGCGGCGCCTACGATATTTGCTAGGTATTTTGTCAAACTATCTTTTAAAGAGCGAAAATACCAAAAAATCTATCAATATATATGCTGGTTTTTAGTCGGTTTCATTCCGCTTTTATGCTCATCGCTTATTTTAAGCGGAGTTTTGGTCTTAAATGGCAAGGAATTTTTAGCTATATCTGGGCTTGCTTTGGCAGCAAATTTCCCATTAATGATAATTGAGGGGATAATAAGCCTATTTGCTATAAGTTTTATTTATAGAGTTAATAAGGAGCTTTTAAATTGA
- a CDS encoding YgaP family membrane protein, with product MSKFERVLRVVIGVLVIVGVWYFYASWWALIGLVPLITGLIGFCPIYRVLGKQSCPFKKK from the coding sequence GTGTCTAAATTTGAAAGAGTTTTAAGAGTTGTAATCGGTGTTTTGGTGATAGTTGGAGTATGGTATTTCTATGCTAGTTGGTGGGCTTTGATAGGTTTGGTGCCTTTGATAACAGGATTAATAGGCTTTTGCCCAATATATAGAGTATTAGGCAAACAAAGCTGCCCATTTAAGAAAAAGTGA
- the clpP gene encoding ATP-dependent Clp endopeptidase proteolytic subunit ClpP: MMIPYVIENDGKGERSYDIYSRLLKDRIVMLTDEIEDRMASAIVAQLLFLEAQDPDKDIYLYINSPGGVVTSGMSIYDTMNYIKPDVCTICIGQAASMGSFLLSSGAKGKRYILPNARVMIHQPLGGAQGQATDLEIRTKEILRIKENLNSILAKNTGQKLAKVVKDTDRDYFMSAQEAVEYGIVDTILTKSFK; this comes from the coding sequence ATAATGATACCTTATGTAATTGAAAATGATGGCAAGGGAGAGAGAAGCTATGATATCTACTCTCGCTTGCTTAAAGACCGTATAGTAATGCTCACTGATGAGATAGAAGATCGTATGGCTAGTGCAATTGTAGCTCAGCTACTATTTTTAGAAGCACAAGATCCAGATAAAGATATCTATCTATACATAAATAGCCCAGGGGGTGTAGTAACTAGCGGTATGAGCATCTATGATACTATGAATTATATCAAGCCTGATGTCTGTACCATCTGTATAGGTCAAGCTGCTAGTATGGGCTCATTTTTGCTAAGTAGTGGAGCAAAAGGCAAGAGATATATTTTGCCAAATGCTAGGGTTATGATTCATCAGCCTCTAGGTGGAGCGCAAGGTCAGGCTACTGATTTAGAGATTAGAACTAAAGAAATTCTAAGAATCAAAGAGAATTTAAATAGTATTTTAGCTAAAAATACAGGCCAAAAACTAGCAAAAGTTGTAAAAGATACAGACAGGGATTACTTTATGAGTGCCCAAGAAGCTGTGGAGTATGGTATTGTTGATACGATTTTAACAAAGAGTTTTAAATAA
- the folE gene encoding GTP cyclohydrolase I FolE, translated as MFDKNRMTEFQDCVKKMLEIMGEDPNRDGLLNTPKRVAKAYEFITQGYSQSPLDILGDAMFESSNNEMVLIKDIEFYSICEHHLLPIIGRAHVAYIPDGKVVGLSKIPRMVNIYARRLQIQEQMTEQIAQALQEAINPKGVGVVLEARHMCMEMRGVEKINSVTTTSALRGSFIKNPETRKEFFDLINSPKSVKF; from the coding sequence ATGTTTGATAAAAACAGAATGACTGAATTTCAAGACTGCGTAAAAAAGATGCTTGAAATCATGGGTGAAGACCCAAATAGAGATGGATTACTAAACACTCCAAAAAGAGTCGCAAAAGCCTATGAATTCATCACTCAAGGCTATAGCCAAAGCCCTTTAGATATCCTAGGCGATGCGATGTTTGAAAGTAGCAATAATGAGATGGTTTTAATCAAAGATATTGAGTTTTATAGTATTTGTGAGCATCATCTTTTGCCTATAATCGGTAGAGCACATGTAGCCTACATTCCAGATGGAAAGGTCGTAGGGCTAAGCAAAATCCCAAGAATGGTAAATATATACGCTAGAAGATTACAAATTCAAGAACAGATGACTGAACAAATAGCACAAGCCTTGCAAGAAGCTATTAATCCAAAAGGTGTTGGAGTTGTACTAGAGGCTAGACATATGTGTATGGAGATGCGAGGCGTTGAAAAAATCAATTCAGTCACTACAACTTCGGCACTTCGTGGTTCATTTATAAAAAATCCAGAGACTCGCAAAGAGTTCTTTGATCTAATAAATTCACCAAAATCGGTTAAATTTTGA
- a CDS encoding molybdopterin synthase catalytic subunit, with protein sequence MEIYDGNLDANEITSRWYSDNKLKNYGAIMSFVGVVRDEGGISGLSFDLYEPILKAWFNKWQERAKSQNAIILMAHSRGDVAVHESSFIAGVCSPQRKVALKLINEFVEDFKANAPIWKYDLINNERIYALKRSQKLQNAGILA encoded by the coding sequence ATGGAAATTTATGATGGCAATCTAGACGCAAATGAAATAACTAGCCGATGGTATAGCGATAATAAGCTTAAAAATTATGGAGCTATTATGAGTTTTGTAGGCGTGGTAAGAGATGAGGGCGGTATAAGTGGGCTTAGTTTTGATCTATATGAACCGATTTTAAAAGCGTGGTTTAATAAGTGGCAAGAAAGAGCAAAATCACAAAATGCTATAATCTTAATGGCGCATAGCAGGGGAGATGTAGCAGTGCATGAAAGCAGCTTTATAGCTGGAGTTTGTAGCCCACAAAGAAAAGTAGCACTTAAACTAATAAATGAATTTGTTGAAGATTTTAAGGCAAATGCACCAATTTGGAAGTATGATTTAATTAACAATGAGCGAATTTATGCTCTTAAACGAAGTCAAAAACTTCAAAATGCTGGAATTTTAGCATAA
- a CDS encoding energy-coupling factor transporter transmembrane component T, producing MINPSISIACFAVFSFFVALSGKIYLTHFLPLIFLGLIKFRYIFEILKRLVFLNCFIILVVISVLLADNLNLALLIFVRSNLIILFGLLSFHKLNSYSIALGISGLGMGNKISYLFYFCVRFIEIGKMDFYKFKRTLKARNFNHKTSIFVYQTYANLVAMLFLGAFKKSQMLEKTMLARGFDGKFYKFQNSIKFGFCDILLIILVLIALILRQGVLI from the coding sequence ATGATAAATCCATCTATCTCTATAGCGTGTTTTGCGGTTTTTAGCTTTTTTGTGGCTCTTAGTGGGAAGATATATTTGACTCACTTTTTGCCACTTATATTTTTGGGCTTAATCAAATTTAGATATATTTTTGAGATTTTAAAACGACTTGTTTTTTTGAATTGTTTCATTATTTTGGTAGTTATAAGTGTGCTTTTAGCAGATAATTTAAATTTAGCTTTGCTTATATTTGTAAGGTCAAATTTGATTATTTTATTTGGACTTTTGTCATTTCATAAGCTTAACTCATATAGCATAGCATTAGGCATTTCAGGGCTTGGAATGGGTAATAAAATTAGCTATTTATTCTATTTTTGTGTTAGATTTATAGAGATAGGCAAGATGGATTTTTACAAATTTAAACGCACTTTAAAAGCTAGAAATTTCAATCACAAAACTTCAATTTTTGTATATCAAACATACGCAAATTTAGTCGCAATGCTATTTTTAGGTGCGTTTAAAAAATCCCAAATGTTAGAAAAAACAATGCTAGCTAGGGGATTTGATGGAAAATTTTATAAATTTCAAAATAGCATTAAATTTGGATTTTGTGATATTTTGCTTATAATTTTGGTTTTAATCGCACTGATTTTAAGGCAAGGAGTATTGATTTGA
- a CDS encoding DUF4198 domain-containing protein has translation MKLKSLLAVASLACASWGHFGVVIPSNSTIDEPSQAKEIITYKFTHPFEGMMMNLDKPVEAGVFVGGKKELISNLSEKKDGKMSYYEAQYNIKEPGMYQFYMDPKPYFDPAENIFIRHITKTIVNAYGYGEGWDEPIGLKTEIIPLTRPYGLYKGNIFSGKVLYKGKPAKNTIVEVEYLNSKSLKAPGEDYITQEVKTNELGEFSFAMPLAGWWGFSALNEDDETIKKDGKEYPVEIGAVIWVETKDYE, from the coding sequence ATGAAATTAAAATCACTATTAGCAGTAGCGTCGCTTGCGTGCGCTTCATGGGGGCATTTTGGCGTGGTAATTCCATCAAATTCTACTATAGATGAGCCATCTCAGGCCAAAGAGATAATTACATATAAATTCACTCACCCATTTGAGGGCATGATGATGAATTTAGATAAGCCTGTTGAAGCTGGAGTTTTTGTTGGTGGCAAAAAAGAACTAATCTCAAATTTAAGCGAAAAAAAAGATGGCAAAATGAGCTATTACGAAGCACAATACAATATCAAAGAGCCTGGAATGTATCAATTTTATATGGATCCAAAACCATATTTTGATCCTGCTGAAAATATCTTTATAAGGCACATTACCAAAACTATAGTAAATGCCTATGGATACGGCGAAGGATGGGATGAGCCAATAGGATTAAAAACTGAGATTATCCCACTTACTAGACCTTATGGACTTTATAAGGGAAATATCTTTTCAGGCAAGGTCTTATACAAAGGCAAACCGGCTAAAAATACAATTGTAGAAGTAGAATATTTAAATTCCAAATCCCTTAAAGCCCCAGGCGAGGACTATATAACTCAAGAGGTTAAAACTAATGAGCTTGGTGAGTTTAGCTTTGCTATGCCACTTGCTGGTTGGTGGGGATTTTCTGCTTTAAATGAAGATGATGAAACAATCAAAAAAGATGGCAAAGAGTATCCTGTAGAGATCGGCGCAGTTATCTGGGTAGAGACTAAGGATTATGAATAA